A window of Halopelagius inordinatus genomic DNA:
AACTTCGCGAGGCGTTCGGCTCGTCGCCGTTCATCCTCACGAAGTTCGACAAGTTCATGAACTGGGTCCGCGGGTCCTCGATGTTCATGCTGCAGTTCGGTATCGCCTGCTGCAGCATCGAAATGATGCACACCTACGCCGTGAAACACGACCTGGACCGATTCGGGTCCGGCGTCCCGCGCGCGTCGCCGCGACAGGCGGACGTCATCATCGTGCCGGGGACCATCGTCTCGAAGTTCGCCCCGCGCATGAAGCGCGTCTACGACCAGATGCCCGAACCGAAGTTCGTCGTCGGCATGGGGTCGTGCACCATCTCGGGCGGTCCGTTCCAAGAGGGGTACAACGTCATCAAGGGCGCAGAGGAGGTCATTCCGGTGGACATCCACGTTCCGGGCTGCCCGCCGCGCCCCGAAGCACTCGTCTACGGCGTCGTCAAACTCCAAGAGCGCATCGCGAAAGGCGAGTCCTCGCCCGTGACGGTCAAGCCGTACGAACTCGAACAGTTCGGCGACCTCTCGCGCGACGAAATCGTCGACAAACTCGCACAGGAGATAGACGAAGACGAACTCGTCATGCGGTACAACTGGGCTGATTCACCATGAGTCTGGAACGGAAGCGAGACGCGGAATCCGTCGAGACGGTCCCGACCACCGGCGACGAAATCGCCGACCTGCTCGGGGACCTCGTCGTCGACCGGGAGGAACACGTCAACGCGCCGGGCTTCGTCATCCGGCCCGACGACGTACAGGAGGTCCTGTTCAAACTCCGCGACGAGGCCGGGTTCGACCACCTCTCTTCTCTCACCGCCGAGGAATACGAGGACCGCTACGAGTCTATCTACCACCTCACGAGCTACGACGACCGGATGCGAGAGGTCAGCGTCGTCGTTCCCGCCTCGAAGGACGACCCGCGGAGCCAGACCGCCTCGCCGGTGTTCGACACCGCGAACTGGCACGAACGAGAGGCGTACGACCTCGTCGGTATCCAGTACGACGGGCATCCCGACATGCGGCGCATCCTCCTGCCCGAGACGTGGCAGGGTCACCCGCTGTCGATGGACTACGACCAAGACCGCCCGCAGATAGTCACGCTCAAAGAACACGCGAACCCCCTCGAAGAGGACCACCGCGGCGAGGACGGCAACACGATGTATCTCAACATCGGGCCGCACCACCCGGCGACCCACGGCGTCCTCCACGTCAAGACGGTTCTGGACGGCGAGCAGATAGCCGACGTCGAACCCGACATCGGCTACCTCCACCGCTGCGAGGAGCAGCTCTGTCAGAACGGGACCTACCGGCACCAGATCATGCCGTACCCCGACCGCTGGGACTACGCGTCGGCCGGACTGCTCAACGAGTGGGCGTACGCGCGCGTCGCGGAGGATATGGCGGACATCGACGTGCCGGAGTACGCGCAGGTCATCCGAACGATGAGCGCGGAACTCTGCCGAATCGCCTCTCACATGCTCGCGGTGGGGACGTTCGCGCTGGACATCTACGGCGACTTCACCGCCATCTTCATGTACGCCATGCGGGACCGCGAGAAGGTGCAGAACATCTTAGAGGACCTCACCGGTCAGCGGATGATGTTCAACTACTTCCGCCTCGGCGGCGTCGTCTGGGACCTTCCGGAACCCCGCGACGAGTTCTTCGAGAACATCCGCGACTTCCTCGACGACCTGCCGACGGCCCTCGAGGAGTACCACGACCTGATCTCCTCGAACGAGATTCTGCAGATGCGCACCGTCGGGACGGGCGTCCTCCCCGAAGAGGTCGCAAAGTCCTACGGCGCGACCGGTCCGGTCGCCCGCGGGTCGGGCGTCGACTACGACCTGCGACGCGACGACCCCTACGGCTACTACGAGGAACTCGACTGGAACGTCGTCACGGAGGACGGCGGCGACAACTACTCGCGCCTCCTCGTGCGCATGCGCGAAGTCGAAGAGTCCGCGAAGATAATCGAGCAGTGCGTCGACCTGCTCGAAGACTGGCCCGAAGAAGAGCGCGACATCCAAGCGAACGTCCCGCGGACGCTCCGCCCGGACGACGACAAGGAGATATACCGGGCCGTCGAGGGCGCGAAGGGCGAACTCGGCATCTACATGCGCTCCGACGGCACGGAAAAGCCCGCTCGGTTCAAGATTCGCAGTCCGTGCTTCTCGAACCTCCAGACGCTACCGGAGATGTCCACCGGCGAGTACATCCCGGACATGGTCGCCAGCCTCGGTAGCCTCGACATCATCCTCGGCGAGGTGGACCGCTGATGTCGGCGACGGTGCTACTCCAGAGCGGAGGCGGAGGTGGAGGCGGCGGGAACGGCCCCGTTCTCCTCCCCGAGACGATAGCGAACGCGCTCGGACTGTCGGGTCTGCTCGGCGACGTCGTCGGCGGACTCATCGGGGCGTTCCTCATCGCGAACATCATGCTCGCGATGACGGCCGTCGCCGGCCCGTGGGCGAAGCGGAAGATAACCGCCGCCTTCACCGACCGCATCGCGGTCGACCGCATCGGTCCGTTCGGCCTCCTCATCATCGTGGCCGACGCCGTCCGATTGCTCTCGAAAGAGCTCATCGTCCCCGAGGGCGTCGACCGCCCGGCGTGGGACATGGCACCGATAATCGTTCCGTTCTCGGCGCTCTTGGGCTTCGCCGTCATCCCGATGGGCAACGGCATCCAACTGGCCGACCCGGAGACGGGGCTGGTGTTCGCCTTCGCGGCGTCCTCTATCGCGTCGCTCGGTCTCGTGATGGGTGGCTACGCGTCGAACAACAAGTACTCGCTTCTCGGCGGTCTCCGCGCCGTCGCACAGAACATCGCGTACGAGATTCCGCTCATCGTCACGGCGGCGTCCGTGGTCATCTTCACCGGCACGCTCCGGACGAGCGAAATCGTCGCCGTCCAGACGGAGCCGCTTTTGACCGTCGCGGGCGTGACGATTCCGCAGTGGTTCGCGTTCGTCAACCCGTTCGCCTTTGCGCTGTTCATGCTCGCGAACCTCGCGGAAATCGGGCGGAACCCGTTCGACATCCCGGAGGCACCGACGGAGATTGTCGCCGGATACCAGACCGAGTACTCCTCGGTCTACTTCGTGCTGTTCTACCTCGGGGAGTTCATCCACATCTTCCTCGGCGGCGCACTCGTCGCCTTGCTGTTCCTCGGCGGTCCCGCGGGACCGGTCCTGCCGGGCATCGTCTGGTTCATCATCAAGATATGGGCGTTCTTCCTGTTCACGCAGTGGGCGCGGTCGGCGATTCCGCGCCTCCGAATCGACCAACTCATGGAAATCGGCTGGAAGGGGATGCTCGTACTCGCCTTCGCTAACCTGGTTCTCACGGCCATCATCGTGGGGGTGCTCGCATGATCGGAATTCTGAAAGGCATGGCAACGACGATGAAGCACGCATTGGACGGACAAACGTTCACGGTCGAGTATCCGGACGTCGCCCCCGAGGTGAGTCCGCGATTCCGCGGCGTGCACAAGTTCAGCCAAGAGCGCTGTATCTGGTGCCGCCAGTGCGAGAACGTCTGTCCGAACGACACGATTCAGATCGTTCAAGACGAACAGCGAAACGGCGAACAGTACAACCTCCACATCGGGCAGTGCATCTACTGCCGCCTGTGCGAGGAGGTCTGTCCCGTCGACGCGATACTGCTCACGCAGAACTTCGAGTTCACAGCCGACACGAAAGACGACTTCGTGTACAACAAAGAGCAGTTGAAGAACGTGCCGTGGTACAAAGACATCGACCCACTCAACTCCCGGAATCCCGACCGCGACGCGTGGATCGGCGAGGGAGAGGGCGAAGTCGACTACCAGTGAGGTGACCGGAGGGTCGCCTCACCGAACGTAGACGTCCGCGGACGAACCGGTTCGGTTCGGCGCTCGGGCGTTCTCGAAATCTACAAAAGGATTCCTCAAGGAGACACAAACAATGGTTTATGAAACCATCGCGTTCGCGCTGTTCGCCCTCGTCACCGTGGGCTGCAGCCTGGGCGTCGTCCTCGTGCGGGACATCTGGCACTCCGCACTCTTGCTCGGGGGCGCGCTCTTGAGCGTCGCGGTGCATTACGTGATGCTGCAGGCCGAGTTCCTCGCAGCCATGCAGATTCTCGTCTACGTGGGCGGGGTCCTCATTCTCATCACGTTCGCCGTGATGCTGACGCGAACCGAAGCGGAGGTGAGTCGTACATGACAACTAAACCCGAACTGAAACTGGGCTCGCATCTGGTGCCCGGTCTGGCCGCTGTTGCACTGTTCGTCGTGATGGCTGCCGTGTTCGTCACGGCCGCGTTCCCCGACCCGCAGGGCTTTGCGGACGGGGCGAACATCACGGCCAGCATCGGCTACGCGATGTTCAACCTCGGATTCGGAGACGTGGCCGGTGAGAGCTTCCTCGTCGCGTTCATCCTCATGGGGATAACGCTCGACGTGGCTCTCGACGGCGCTCTCCACCTCGCGAAACACGAGGGAGACGAGGGACAGACGGAGACGGTTCTCTTGGCCGACGGCGGTCGCAGACTGAAGAACAAGCTGTTCGACGAGGGGGGAGACGACTGATGGTTCCGCCGCAGTACTACCTGCTCTTGTCGGCCGCGCTCTTCTGTATCGGCCTGTTCGGCATCCTGACGCGGCGCAACGCGCTGCTGTTACTGATGTCGGTCGAACTGATGTTGAACGCCGCGAACATCAACCTCGTCGCGTTCTCCTTCGTCTGGGGGAACGTCACGGGACAGACGTTCGCGCTGTTCACGATGGCGCTCGCCGCCGCCGAAGTCGCGATCGGGCTGGGCATCGTCCTCGTCCTCTATCGCAACTTCGACGGCGTCGACGTCACCGACGCGACGACGATGAGGTGGTAACATGGCAGGAATACTCGATTTCACTCCGGCAATCGTCTTGTTGCCGTTCGTCTCGTTCCTCGTCGCCCTCTTCGTAGGCAATCGGTTGCCCAAGGGCGGCGCGCTGGCGGGCATCGCGGCGACCGCGGGTTCGCTCGTGCTGTCGCTCGCGACGTTCTTCGCCGTCAGTCAGGGACAGACGATCGACACGACCATCTACACGTGGGCCACCGGCGCGCAGGACGCGCTGACGCTCACGTTCGGCATCCTCATCGACCCGCTCTCGGCGATGATGCTCGTCATCGTGACGCTCATCGCCTTTTTGGTCCACGTCTTCAGTCTCGGATACATGAACGACGAGGGCGAGACGGGCCTCCCGCGCTACTACGCCGGGCTCGGCCTGTTCACCGCATCCATGCTCGGGTTCGTCGTCGCCGACAACCTGCTCATGGCGTTCATGTTCTTCGAGCTGGTGGGGCTGTGTTCGTTCCTGCTCATCGGCTTTTGGTTCCGCGAGCCGGGACCGCCGAGCGCCGCGAAGAAGGCGTTCTTGGTCACCCGCTTCGGTGACTACTTCTTCCTCGTCGGCGTCGTCGCGGTGTTCGCGACGTTCGGTACCGCGCAGTTCGCGGGCGAGGGCGCGTTCCCCGTGCTCGCAGAGGAAGTACTCGCCGGCAACGCCGAGGCCAACACGTTCGGCTTCGCGCCGCAGACGTGGTTCACCATCGTCGGACTGCTGGTTCTCGGCGGCGTCGTCGGGAAGTCCGCGCAGTTCCCCCTCCACACGTGGCTTCCGGACGCCATGGAGGGTCCGACGCCCGTCTCCGCGCTCATCCACGCCGCGACGATGGTGGCGGCCGGCGTCTACCTCGTCGCGCGGATGTACGGCTTCTACGCGGTTTCACCGACGGCACTCGCGATAATCGCGCTCGTCGGCGGCTTCACCGCGCTGTTCGCGGCGACGATGGCCGTCGTCAAACGCGAGATAAAGCAGGTGCTCGCGTACTCGACCATCTCGCAGTACGGATACATGATGCTCGGACTCGGGGCGGGCGGCTACGTCGCCGCGACGTTCCACCTCATGACCCACGCCTTCTTCAAGGCGCTCTTGTTCCTCGGCGCGGGGTCGGTCATCATCGCGATGCACCACAACGAGGACATGTGGGACATGGGCGGTCTGAAAGACCGAATGCCCGTCACGTACTACACGTTCCTCGCCGGTTCGCTGGCTCTGGCGGGCATCTTCCCGTTCGCCGGCTTCTGGTCGAAAGACGAGGTGCTGTACGAGACGCTCATCCACGGACTGGGCGGCAGTCCGATACTTTTGGCCGCGTACGCGATGGGCCTGCTCGCCGTCTTCTTCACCGGGTTCTACACGTTCCGGATGGTGTTTCTCACCTTCCACGGCGAACCCCGGACGGAAACGGCTCGCAACCCGCACGGCGTCCACTGGAACGTGAAGGGACCGCTCGCCGTACTCGGCGTCCTCGCCGCGACGGCCGGCGTCGTCAACATGGTCCCGGTCGAGAAACTGCTCGGCATCCACGGAATCGACTTCCTCCACCAGTGGCTCGACGGGAGCTATAGCGCGCTGAACGCGCACCACTACGGAGAGATACTCCCGTACAGTTCCTCGTACATCGGCGGCGAGACGACGACGGTGGCGCTCGGCGCTGCCGTCTCGCTCGGACTCGCCCTCGCGGGTGCTGGTCTGGCGTACGCGCTGTACAACGTCCCCGAGCCGGTCGAACACACCGACAAGCTCGGCGGCATCAAGACCGTGCTGTTCAACAACTACTACCAAGACGAGTACCAAGTCTGGCTGGCCACCGGCGTGACGCAACCCGTCTCGCGCGCTGCGGACAAGTTCGACAACGGCGTCGTCGACGGCGTCGTAAACGGCGTCTCCAGCGTCAGCCTGTTTTCGGGTAGTCGCGTCCGGCGGGTCCAGACGGGGGTCGTGAGCAACTACGCCGCGCTCATCACCCTCGCTCTGACGGCGTTACTTCTCGGATTCGGTATCCTCGGAGGGTGGTTCGTATGATAATCGAAGCGCTCATCGCAGTCACGTTCGTCGCCGCGTTGGTCGTGTTCGTCGCACCGCGACAACACGCCGGCGAGTTGGCGGCCGTGCTCAGTCTGCTCCCCGTCGTCGGGAGCCTCTACATGTGGTCACAGTTCGACGCGACCGGAAACGCCTTACTCGGCGGCTCCGCCGCGTTCGAGACGCAGGTCACCTGGCTCACGCTGGGCGGACTCGACTTGAACTGGTACGTCGGCGTCGACGGCATCAGTCTCCCGCTCATCGTCCTCACGACGGTGCTCACGACGCTGGCGATAATCAGCGCGTGGACGCCCATCACGTCCCGGCAGTCCCAGTTCTACGGACTGATGCTGTTCATGGAAGCGAACCTGCTCGGCGTGTTCACCGCGCTCGACTTCTTCGTGTGGTTCGTCTTCTGGGAGGCCGTGTTGGTCCCGATGTACTTCCTCATCGGCGTCTGGGGCGGCCCGCGCCGGAAGTACGCCGCGATCAAGTTCTTCGTCTACACGAACATCGCGTCGCTCGTGATGTTCATCGGCTTCATCGCTCTGGTGTTCGGGCTGGGCGACTCCGTCAGTTCGCTCGGCTTGCCCGAGATATCACAGGCGTTACGCGCCGGCGAACTCGGCGGCTACGGCACGTTGGACGCCGCGACGCTGAAACTCGTCGCCTTCGTGGCGATGTTCCTCGGCTTCGCGGTGAAGGTGCCCGTCGCACCGCTTCACACGTGGCTTCCGGACGCTCACGTCGAAGCGCCGACGCCGGTGTCGGTGATGCTCGCGGGCGTCCTCCTGAAGATGGGGACGTACGCGCTGCTTCGGTTCAACTTCACGATGATGCCCGACGTGGCGCAGGCACTCGTCGTGCCAATCGCGGTCATCGCCGTCGTCAGCGTCATCTACGGCGCGATACTGGCGCTGGCTCAGCAGGACCTAAAGCGCATCGTCGCGTACTCCTCCGTCTCGTCGATGGGGTACGTCATCCTCGGACTCGTCGCGTACACGACGTACGGCGTCGGCGGCGCGACGTTCCAGATGGTCGCACACGGCCTCATCTCGGGGCTGATGTTCATGACCGTCGGCGTCATCTACAACACCACGCACACGCGCATGGTGGGCGACATGTCCGGCATCGCAGACCGGATGCCCGTCACCTCGGGTATCTTCGTGGCCGGCGCGTTCGGCTACATGGGACTGCCGCTGATGGCTGGCTTCGCCGCGGAGTTCTTCATCTTCCAGGGCTCCTTCCAGTCGACGGTCCACTCCGCGATGCCGCTCTTTACGGCGGCGGCGATGTTCGGCATCGTCATCGTCGCGGGCTACCTGCTGTTTGCGATGCAGCGGACGCTGTTCGGCCCGTTCCGGTTCGACGGCGACTACGAGATAACGGAGGCTGCGTTCCACGACGTGGCTCCGCTCGCGGTGCTTCTCGTCCTCGTCATCGTCCTGGGCGTGGCCCCCGACATCTTCTTCGAGATGATTCAAAAAGCAGTTAATCCGATCCTCGAGACGGGAGGTGGCGTCTGATGTCCGCAAGTGCGCTCGCGCTTCAGAGCTCGCTTCCGGACTGGGCGGCGACCGCTCCGGCGATCATACTGGCGCTCGCGGGACTCGCGTTGCTCCTCGTCGATAGCCTCAGGTCCAGCCGAGAGGGCGGCGTGAGCAACGCGCTCCTGGCCGGCATCGCGACGGCGGGGTCGCTTTCGGCGTTCGCCGTCGCGGGCTGGTTCCTCCTCTCGGGGACGGGACAGCCCCAGACGGGCGGCGCGATAACGCTGTACGGCGACGCTATCGTCGTCGACGGGATGAGCCTCTTTTTCACGCTCATCTTCACCGTCGTCGCCGCGATGGTCTCCGTCGCGAGTTACGACTACATCGGCGACAAGTCGACCCGCGGCGAGTACTACTCGCTCGTGATGTTCGCCGCCACCGGCATGACGCTCATGTCGATGGCGAACTCGCTCGCGACGGTGTTCGTCAGCCTCGAACTCGCCTCGCTCCCCTCGTTCGCCCTCGTGGCGTTCCTGAAGACGGACCGCGGGAGCATCGAGGCGGGGCTGAAGTACTTCCTCATCGGCGCGCTCTCGTCTGCGGTGTTCGCGTTCGGCATCAGTCTCGTCTACGCGGCGACGGGGTCGCTCCTCTTGGGCGATATCGCCTCTTCGGTCGGTGACACGCCGTTCGTCGGCGTCCTCGGCATCGGCGTGCTGATGCTCATCGGCGGGTTCTCGTACAAGACGGCCTCCGTGCCCTTCCACTTCTGGGCACCCGAGGCGTACGAGGGTGCGCCCGCGCCCATCTCGGCGTTCCTCTCGTCGGCGTCGAAGGCGGCCGGTTTCGCCGTCGCCTTCCGCGTCTTCGTAGAGGCGTTCCCGCTGGGACAGATTCCCGCGGGCGTCGATTGGGTGCTCGCGTTCCAGGTTCTCGCCGTCGTCACGATGACGCTCGGGAACTTCGCCGCGGCGACCCAAGAGAACGTAAAGCGGATGCTCGCGTACTCCTCTATCGGGCACGCGGGCTACGCGCTTATCGGCCTCGCCGCGCTTTCCGTCGGCGGGCCGAACGCGAACGTCCTCGGTGCGTCGATGGCGCACCTGATGGTCTACGGCTTCATGAACACCGGCGCGTTCCTGTTCATCGCGATGGTCGAACATTGGGGCGTCGGCCGCACGTTCGAGGATTACAACGGCCTCTCGACGCGCGCGCCGATGGCCTGCCTCGCGATGACCGTGTTCATGTTCAGCCTCGCGGGCCTCCCGCCGTTCGGCGGCTTCCTCTCGAAGTACGCCCTGTTCCTGTCGGCCATAGAGGCCGGGTTCTGGTGGCTCGCCGCCTTCGGCGCGGTAAACAGCGCACTGTCGCTGTACTACTACAGTCGCGTCGTCAAGGCGATGTGGATAGAAGACCCGAAGGAGGGGCTCGAACTCGGAACGAAGCCCGTCGGCCTGTACGCGGCCGTCATCTTCGCCGCCGTCGGTACCCTCCTGCTTTTGCCGGCGTTCGCACCCGTCATCGAGACGGCACAGACCGTCGCCGCGGCTCTCTTCTGAGAGTCCGCGCCCGTTTTTCTTTCGACCGCTCGACGCGTCGAGAGCCGTCACTGTACTCGCTTCGTTCGTCTACGCTCTCTGGGGGACCTCCCGTTCCGACAACACCGTCTGTAGCGCCGACGCCACGTCCTCGGACCGTCGCATCGTCAGTCCGTCCGTCGTGACGAACACGCCGTGTCCGTCGACGGTCACGCGGGTCAGGTAGCCGTTTTCGAACGCCCGGATCGTGAACGCGTAGTCGCCGAGTTCGGAACCGCGGTACGCTCGCTTCGCCCGAAAGCCGTCTGTTTCGTGTTCGACGAACCCCGCCAGGTCGGCGTCCGAATCGAGGTCCGAGCGGAGGTACACCTGCGCGAACGATTCGGGTGTAAAGTAGGTGATGCTGCGGAGACTGTCGCCGACTGTCGTCCGACAGGCTGCTTCCAGAGACTCTGCGAACTCGTTTCCGACGATGTCAGGGTCGGCCTCCATGACAGATAGTGACACAGGCGGCTGAGGCATAACTCCATCGCCGGACCGGGGCGACCCGTGACGGTAGGGTTTTCCGGCCAGAGACCGACTTTCCGGCAATGACACGGCGGTTGGTCCTCGGGTGCGGGACGGCCGCGCGCCGGTCCATAGAGCGGATGGCCGAGTGGCCGGGCGAACTCGTCGTCCTCTCGCAACGCGGCGGCGTCGTCGAGTCCTTCCGCGAGGACGGCGTCGTCGTCGACAGGCGCGCGCCCGACGACGCAGAGGCCTACCCCGACCACGCGGACGTCGTCTTCGTCGCGAGCGACGACGCCGAGACGAACGTCGAGGCGGCGCGTCTCGTCCGCGAGAACTACCCCGACGCGTACGTCGTCGGCTATCTCGGACAGGACGCCGCCCACGACGTCCAACGGACGCTCACTTCGCTCGTCGACCGGACGGTGGACGGGCGGGCGGTGCTTTTCGACCGACTCATGAACCTCGCCGGCGGCCAGTCTGCGGACCGCCTCCACCGACTCTATCGCGTCCTCCGGAGCATCGAGGGCCGCCTCGCGGTGGTGATGCACGACAATCCGGACCCCGACGCCATCGCGAGCGCTATCGCGCTTTGCCGCATCGCAGAGACCGTAGGCGTGCCCGCGGACCCCTGTTACTTCGGCGAGATATCGCACCAGGAGAACCGGGCGTTCGTCAACCTGCTCGACCTCGATTTGACGCAACTCGACCCCGGTGCGACGGTCAGCGCGTACGACGGTATCGCCCTCGTCGATCACTCCCGTCCGGGGGTGAACGACGGACTCTCGCCCGACGTCGACGTCGACATCGTCATCGACCACCACCCGCCGCGCGCGCCGGTCGAAGGGCGGTTCCTCGATTTACGTCGGGCTATGGGGTCGACGAGTACGCTCCTCGTGGACTACCTCGAACGTCTGAACGTCGACCCCGACGAGACGGTCGCGACGGCGCTTCTGTTCGGCATCCGAGTCGACACGAGAGACTTCACCCGCGAGGTGTCGCCCGCAGACTTCGAGGCGGCGGCGTTCTGTCTCCCCGCGGCGGACCTGTCCTTGCTGCAACGCGTCGAATCGCCGAGCATGAGTTCGGAGGTGTTAGAGACCGTCGCCCGCGCCGTCCGCAACCGCGACGTGCGGGGCGAGGCGTTGGCGACGAACGTCGGCGAGATACGGGACCGAGACGCACTCGCGCAGGCCGCAGACCGCCTTCTCGGGATGGACGGCGTGAAGATAGTCGTCGTCTACGGATTCAAGGACGGGACCGTCTTCGTCTCGGCGCGCGCGAGGGGAACGGAGGTGGACCTCGGCGAGACGCTCAGAGACGCGCTCGGCCCCATCGGAAGCGCGGGCGGGCACGCCGACATGGCGGGCGCGCAGATTCCGCTCGGCATCCTCGCGGACGTGGGCGAAGACTCCCGCGAGTCGCTCGAACGGGTCGTCTCGGACGTCATCGCGGGGCGGTTCTTCGAGACGTTGGAGGACGCGACGATGATGCTCACCCACGACGAGGACGGGACGGACCTCACGTTCGAGTTCCCGATGGACGAGTGGTGAGTCGGGCGAACGCCGACCGGCGACGGAGTCACCCTTTTGTCTCGGACGCCCGTACCTCCGCCAATGATCGGTAAGGCGACCGTCCAAGAGTACATGACGCGCGAAGTACAGACCGTGTCGCCGACGGATTCGGTCGCCGACGTCGCCCGCCGAATCATCGAGAGCGACGGACACAACGGCTTTCCCGTCTGCGAGGGGCGGCGCGTCGAGGGGTTCGTCACCGCCCGCGACATCCTGTTGGAGGACGACGAAGCGCCCATCTTCACCGCCATGACGGAGAACATCATCGTCGCGCACCCGGAGATGAACGTGACGGACGCCGCGCGCGTCATCCTCCGTTCGGGCATCCAGAAACTCCCCGTCGTCGACGACGCGGGCAACCTCGTCGGCATCATCTCGAACACGGACGTCATCCGCTCACAGATAGAGCGCGCGACGCCGGAGAAGGTGGGGAAACTGATGCGGACGCTCGAACAGATACACGACATCGACATCCACGAGGAGCGCCAGACGGTCGAACTGTCGAAACTCATCCCGACGCAGGGCCGCGTGTACGCCGACGAACTCGAAGGGCGCAAGTACGAACTCGAACGCGGACTCGCGGAACCGCTCGTCGTCATCGAGAACCAAGGGACGTTGGTGCTCGCGGACGGACACCACCGCGTGATGGCCGCAGACCGAGTCGGCGTCGAGGAGATGGAGGCCTACGTCATCGTCCTCGACGACCCCATCGAACTCGGCATGCAGCGAACCGCACAAAAGGAAGGGTTAGAGTCCATCTCGGACATCGAAGTGGTCGATTACGCGCGACACCCGTTGGTCGAGACGACAGAACGCCTCCAGTCGTAACCGTTCAGTCCTCCCCGTCGTCGAACTCCGCCATCCACGCCTCCGCCAGCGAACGCGCCTCCGTCTCGGTATCGACCCGTTCGCGCTCGTACCGCCGTTCCGTGGAGTCTTGATACAGTTGGTCCACTCTGACGACCCACGTCTCGTCGCCTCGCCGACGGAGGCGAACCGTCACGTGCCCGTCGTCTCGTTCCCACTCGGTGATTCGCTCGTCGGCTCTGACTTCGCGCCAACTCATACGCTCGGCTCCGTTCTCCCGCTACAAGTGCTTCCCTTCTCGGAGGCGACGCGCGGTGTCACTCGACGGCTTCGACAGAGTCGGTATCGACCTCCGCGGACGCCAGCGGTCCGCCTCGCTCTCCGCAGAGCGGACACACCGAGTACCCGAGCGAGTCGTATTCGACAGCGTCCGCCCGCGCGAGTTCGCCGCACGTCGCACACTCGAAGTACGAAACCCATTGGAACGACATACAGTCTCGAACGAGAGCATGTACCATAGTTACGCGGCGCTTACCGGCCCGTCGGCCGCCGTCGCGACGGTCGGTACGAGGCGCGTGACCGCGTTCAGACGCCGTCAGGACACGGTACGGACAGGGCCGTCGTCAGACCGCGGCGTCGCCAGCACCCGCGTCTCGCGCGTCGTCCGTCGGTTCGTCGGGTCGACCGACCACGTCGAGTCCGGAGTCGACGCCGGCGAGAAGCAAAAGCGAGTAGTACCGAAAGTAGACCGCGACCGGAACGCTGACGAACAGGCCCGCGACTGCGAGGGCGACGACGTAGAGGAAAACGACGGCACCGAGGAGGACAGACCCGACCGACAGGGCGCCCGAGAGCGGTGAGAACGCGAGGAAGAGAGCGCCGCCGAGGAGGACGAACGGAACCGCGACGACGAGAGCGACGAGGGCGAGCGCAACCGCCATGACCGCGCCCACGAGGATTCCGAGTCCGAAGCGGACGACGACGTACAGCGCGAACTCCTCCCACTCTGCGCGCATCGTCGGGAGGACGCGCCGCCATCCGGCGAGGACGCCGCAGTCCTCGACGAGCATCGCCGGGACGACGAAGTCCCGAGTCAACCCGAGT
This region includes:
- a CDS encoding NADH-quinone oxidoreductase subunit B; the protein is MSSEHNRPFVTDDTRVQTETQDARLTGADDRFNSKLREAFGSSPFILTKFDKFMNWVRGSSMFMLQFGIACCSIEMMHTYAVKHDLDRFGSGVPRASPRQADVIIVPGTIVSKFAPRMKRVYDQMPEPKFVVGMGSCTISGGPFQEGYNVIKGAEEVIPVDIHVPGCPPRPEALVYGVVKLQERIAKGESSPVTVKPYELEQFGDLSRDEIVDKLAQEIDEDELVMRYNWADSP
- a CDS encoding NADH-quinone oxidoreductase subunit D; amino-acid sequence: MSLERKRDAESVETVPTTGDEIADLLGDLVVDREEHVNAPGFVIRPDDVQEVLFKLRDEAGFDHLSSLTAEEYEDRYESIYHLTSYDDRMREVSVVVPASKDDPRSQTASPVFDTANWHEREAYDLVGIQYDGHPDMRRILLPETWQGHPLSMDYDQDRPQIVTLKEHANPLEEDHRGEDGNTMYLNIGPHHPATHGVLHVKTVLDGEQIADVEPDIGYLHRCEEQLCQNGTYRHQIMPYPDRWDYASAGLLNEWAYARVAEDMADIDVPEYAQVIRTMSAELCRIASHMLAVGTFALDIYGDFTAIFMYAMRDREKVQNILEDLTGQRMMFNYFRLGGVVWDLPEPRDEFFENIRDFLDDLPTALEEYHDLISSNEILQMRTVGTGVLPEEVAKSYGATGPVARGSGVDYDLRRDDPYGYYEELDWNVVTEDGGDNYSRLLVRMREVEESAKIIEQCVDLLEDWPEEERDIQANVPRTLRPDDDKEIYRAVEGAKGELGIYMRSDGTEKPARFKIRSPCFSNLQTLPEMSTGEYIPDMVASLGSLDIILGEVDR
- a CDS encoding complex I subunit 1/NuoH family protein encodes the protein MSATVLLQSGGGGGGGGNGPVLLPETIANALGLSGLLGDVVGGLIGAFLIANIMLAMTAVAGPWAKRKITAAFTDRIAVDRIGPFGLLIIVADAVRLLSKELIVPEGVDRPAWDMAPIIVPFSALLGFAVIPMGNGIQLADPETGLVFAFAASSIASLGLVMGGYASNNKYSLLGGLRAVAQNIAYEIPLIVTAASVVIFTGTLRTSEIVAVQTEPLLTVAGVTIPQWFAFVNPFAFALFMLANLAEIGRNPFDIPEAPTEIVAGYQTEYSSVYFVLFYLGEFIHIFLGGALVALLFLGGPAGPVLPGIVWFIIKIWAFFLFTQWARSAIPRLRIDQLMEIGWKGMLVLAFANLVLTAIIVGVLA
- a CDS encoding NuoI/complex I 23 kDa subunit family protein — encoded protein: MIGILKGMATTMKHALDGQTFTVEYPDVAPEVSPRFRGVHKFSQERCIWCRQCENVCPNDTIQIVQDEQRNGEQYNLHIGQCIYCRLCEEVCPVDAILLTQNFEFTADTKDDFVYNKEQLKNVPWYKDIDPLNSRNPDRDAWIGEGEGEVDYQ
- a CDS encoding NADH-quinone oxidoreductase subunit J; this encodes MVYETIAFALFALVTVGCSLGVVLVRDIWHSALLLGGALLSVAVHYVMLQAEFLAAMQILVYVGGVLILITFAVMLTRTEAEVSRT
- a CDS encoding proton-conducting membrane transporter, translating into MTTKPELKLGSHLVPGLAAVALFVVMAAVFVTAAFPDPQGFADGANITASIGYAMFNLGFGDVAGESFLVAFILMGITLDVALDGALHLAKHEGDEGQTETVLLADGGRRLKNKLFDEGGDD
- the nuoK gene encoding NADH-quinone oxidoreductase subunit NuoK is translated as MVPPQYYLLLSAALFCIGLFGILTRRNALLLLMSVELMLNAANINLVAFSFVWGNVTGQTFALFTMALAAAEVAIGLGIVLVLYRNFDGVDVTDATTMRW